The following coding sequences lie in one Nitrospirota bacterium genomic window:
- a CDS encoding peroxiredoxin has product MAIRLGDEAPNFTAETTEGTINFHEWLGGGWGILFSHPKDYTPVCTTELGTVAKITPEFKKRGVKVIAVSVDPLDSHKGWINDINETQHTTMNYPIIADPDKKVATLYDMIHPNALDNMTVRSVFIVGPDRKVKLTLTYPASCGRNFDELMRVIDSLQLTSKFKVATPANWKDGEDCIITPAVNDAEAKTLFPKGFKTVKPYLRYTPQPNK; this is encoded by the coding sequence ATGGCAATTCGATTAGGCGATGAGGCACCGAATTTTACGGCAGAGACCACCGAAGGGACCATTAACTTTCATGAGTGGCTGGGCGGCGGGTGGGGGATTCTCTTCTCGCATCCGAAGGACTATACCCCGGTTTGCACCACCGAGTTGGGAACCGTGGCCAAGATTACGCCCGAGTTCAAGAAGCGCGGCGTAAAAGTCATCGCGGTGAGCGTCGATCCCCTGGATTCCCACAAGGGCTGGATCAACGATATCAATGAGACGCAGCACACCACGATGAACTATCCCATCATTGCGGATCCGGATAAGAAGGTCGCGACGCTCTACGACATGATCCACCCCAATGCGCTGGATAACATGACCGTCCGTTCAGTCTTCATCGTTGGGCCGGATAGAAAGGTCAAGCTTACCTTGACCTATCCAGCTTCATGTGGCCGGAATTTTGATGAGTTGATGCGAGTGATCGATTCGCTCCAGTTGACCTCGAAGTTCAAAGTCGCCACGCCAGCCAACTGGAAGGACGGCGAAGATTGCATCATCACCCCGGCTGTGAACGATGCTGAGGCGAAGACGCTGTTCCCCAAGGGCTTCAAGACCGTAAAGCCCTATCTGCGTTATACGCCACAGCCGAACAAGTAA